In Acaryochloris marina S15, a single genomic region encodes these proteins:
- a CDS encoding NAD-dependent malic enzyme translates to MVQLTPNSSFSLTIRLKLPNQTGMLAQVLQAIGSAGGSLGHIDLLERTHTSLTREITVNASSTEHADTIVDALKALPHITLLDVSDRTFDCHRGGKITVQSKLPLHSQDDLSMAYTPGVGRICTAIAQEKDQVYRYTIKSNTVAVVTDGSAVLGLGNIGPEAALPVMEGKALLFQEFGKINAFPVCLATQDVDEIVETVKRMAPVFGGVNLEDISAPRCFEVEERLRRELDIPVFHDDQHGTAIVVLAALINALKLVDKTFEDISIVINGAGAAGVAIAKLLQKAGVKTIRLCDRNGIISQDRTDLNETKKSFAVEQPGTLADALKGADVFLGVSAPGVLTPEMVKTMASDRIVFAMANPIPEIQPELIQGDVAVIATGRSDYPNQINNVLAFPGIFRGALNCRAAAITTTMHLQAAYAIAALVGSDELHHDHIIPSVFDERVATAVASAVEQAARQEGISHC, encoded by the coding sequence ATGGTTCAACTGACACCTAACTCTAGCTTTAGCCTGACCATTCGCTTGAAGTTACCTAATCAGACGGGGATGCTGGCCCAGGTATTACAAGCCATTGGGTCTGCTGGGGGAAGTCTGGGACATATTGACCTTTTGGAACGCACTCATACCTCGCTGACTCGCGAAATTACTGTCAATGCCTCCAGTACGGAACATGCGGATACTATTGTGGATGCTTTAAAAGCACTGCCGCACATTACCTTGCTGGATGTTTCTGATCGCACCTTTGATTGCCACCGGGGCGGAAAAATCACCGTTCAAAGTAAGCTCCCTCTTCATAGCCAGGATGATTTATCCATGGCCTATACACCTGGCGTAGGTCGGATTTGCACGGCCATTGCCCAAGAGAAAGATCAGGTGTATCGCTATACCATCAAAAGCAATACCGTGGCTGTCGTTACCGATGGTAGTGCAGTGTTGGGATTAGGAAATATTGGCCCCGAAGCCGCTTTACCCGTAATGGAAGGGAAGGCTCTGCTGTTTCAGGAATTTGGCAAGATTAATGCCTTTCCTGTGTGTCTAGCTACTCAGGATGTGGATGAGATTGTGGAGACGGTGAAGCGAATGGCCCCGGTCTTTGGTGGGGTCAACCTAGAAGATATTAGTGCACCTCGTTGCTTTGAAGTGGAAGAACGGCTGCGCCGAGAACTAGATATTCCGGTCTTTCATGACGATCAGCATGGAACTGCGATTGTGGTGTTGGCAGCGCTCATCAATGCTCTGAAGTTAGTGGATAAAACCTTTGAGGATATTTCCATTGTCATCAATGGAGCTGGAGCTGCAGGTGTGGCCATTGCTAAGTTATTGCAAAAAGCAGGTGTGAAAACGATTCGACTGTGCGATCGCAACGGCATTATCAGTCAAGATCGCACGGACCTAAATGAGACTAAGAAGTCTTTTGCGGTAGAACAGCCAGGAACCTTAGCCGATGCCCTCAAAGGGGCGGATGTGTTTCTTGGGGTGAGTGCGCCAGGTGTTCTAACGCCAGAAATGGTCAAAACGATGGCTTCAGATCGAATTGTGTTTGCGATGGCTAACCCCATTCCTGAAATTCAACCTGAGTTAATCCAAGGTGATGTCGCTGTGATTGCTACGGGACGCAGTGATTATCCGAATCAAATTAATAACGTATTGGCGTTTCCCGGTATTTTTCGAGGTGCCCTGAACTGCCGCGCTGCCGCTATTACAACGACAATGCACCTACAAGCCGCCTATGCGATCGCAGCTTTAGTGGGAAGTGATGAACTCCACCACGATCATATTATTCCGTCTGTGTTTGATGAGCGCGTAGCGACAGCGGTTGCTTCGGCAGTGGAGCAAGCAGCTCGCCAAGAAGGGATCAGTCATTGCTAA
- a CDS encoding zinc finger domain-containing protein yields MVKVKGEKCDRCWNYSTYVDQSEVHPWLCDRCDSIIDNLITQGQVSQTEDGSYKPTL; encoded by the coding sequence GTGGTTAAGGTAAAGGGTGAGAAATGCGATCGCTGCTGGAATTACTCCACTTATGTCGATCAGTCTGAAGTACATCCCTGGTTGTGCGATCGCTGCGACTCCATCATCGACAACTTGATTACCCAAGGCCAAGTCAGCCAAACTGAAGATGGCAGTTATAAACCAACTTTATAG
- a CDS encoding DUF29 domain-containing protein, with protein MQTTTLYDQDFYAWTQHQIELLQAQQWEQVDIQNLIEEIASLGKRERQELRNRLGVLLGHLLKWHYQPEARSKSWFYTIKEQRQEIERHLQENPSLKPYLSEAIEIGYEKGLNLVGKETPLDPKQLPQVCPFSEVEIFEELMDWQA; from the coding sequence ATGCAAACTACTACACTCTATGATCAAGATTTTTACGCTTGGACCCAACACCAAATAGAACTACTGCAAGCTCAGCAGTGGGAGCAAGTGGATATTCAAAATCTGATTGAGGAGATTGCATCTTTGGGGAAGCGAGAACGGCAGGAGTTGCGCAATCGATTGGGAGTTTTGTTAGGGCATTTGCTTAAGTGGCATTATCAACCCGAGGCCCGTTCGAAGAGTTGGTTTTACACGATTAAAGAGCAGCGCCAGGAGATTGAGCGCCACCTACAAGAGAATCCTAGTTTGAAGCCTTATCTGAGTGAGGCTATTGAGATTGGGTATGAAAAGGGTCTAAACCTTGTGGGTAAAGAAACTCCCCTCGATCCCAAGCAACTTCCTCAAGTCTGCCCTTTCTCGGAGGTAGAAATATTTGAAGAGTTAATGGATTGGCAAGCGTAA
- the ileS gene encoding isoleucine--tRNA ligase yields the protein MTEPGRYKKTVNLPKTKFDMRANAVKREPELQKFWADQNIYEDLSQNNPGEVFVLHDGPPYANGDLHIGHALNKILKDTINKFQLLQGRKVRYVPGWDCHGLPIELKVLQNIQPENRAKLTPLKLRWKARDFALKTVEKQSKSFQRYGIWGNWENPYLTLKPEYEAAQIGVFGKMALKGYIYRGFKPVYWSPSSQTALAEAELEYPEGHTSRSIYVTFDVKSLSETAQPLLAKYLPTLKVAIWTTTPWTIPGNLAVSLNPDLTYAVVKSGDDYLIVAEDLIEQLTETLESSFKVITTLPGKALEHSTYQHPLFERQGPLVLGDYVTTESGTGLVHTAPGHGQEDYQVGQQYGLDLLSPVDGDGTFTKDAGPFAGLNVLNGGNEAVIEALQSAGALLKEESYAHKYPYDWRTKQPVILRATEQWFASVDGFREAVLDAIATVNWIPAQGQNRITSMVSERSDWCISRQRNWGVPIPVFYNDATGEPLLNEATVNHIQAIVAEKGSDAWWELDNDELLPEPYRSDGNTYRKGTDTMDVWFDSGSSWAAVCDQREPLKYPAEMYLEGSDQHRGWFQSSILTSVATNGHAPYKTVLTHGFVLDEQGRKMSKSIGNVVDPAIVISGGKNQKQDPPYGADVLRLWVSSVDYASDVPLGKNILKQMADVYRKIRNTSRFLLGNLHDFNPAKDAVAYKDLPQLDRYMLHRITEVFTEVTDAFESFQFFRFFQTVQNFCVVDLSNFYLDTAKDRLYISEPDALRRRSCQTVLAIALENLARAIAPVLSHMAEDIWQSLPYETPHSSVFAAGWMQLEEQWKNPDLASQWVALRDIRQEVNKVMEQARVEKEIGSSLESKVLLYVSDTAVRQQLTAMNPTAGEGSNNVDELRYLFLASQVELLDTPKSLGELKYQFQSETLGVGVVKADGEKCDRCWNYSTYVGQSEKHASLCERCDSIIENLVTQGQVSQTEDGSYQPIAQ from the coding sequence GTGACAGAACCCGGACGCTATAAAAAGACCGTAAATCTTCCCAAGACCAAGTTCGATATGCGCGCCAATGCGGTAAAGCGCGAACCTGAGCTACAAAAGTTTTGGGCAGACCAAAATATTTACGAAGACCTGTCCCAGAATAATCCGGGCGAGGTGTTTGTGCTCCATGATGGACCTCCCTATGCCAACGGGGATTTGCATATTGGTCACGCCCTCAACAAAATTCTCAAAGACACCATCAACAAGTTTCAGCTTTTGCAGGGGCGCAAAGTTCGTTATGTACCGGGTTGGGACTGCCACGGGTTACCGATCGAGCTGAAGGTATTGCAAAATATCCAGCCTGAGAATCGAGCCAAGCTAACGCCGTTAAAACTAAGGTGGAAGGCCCGTGACTTTGCCCTGAAGACCGTTGAGAAACAAAGCAAGAGCTTTCAGCGTTATGGCATCTGGGGAAATTGGGAAAACCCTTACCTAACTCTGAAACCAGAGTATGAAGCGGCCCAGATTGGTGTTTTTGGCAAGATGGCCCTTAAAGGATATATCTATCGAGGCTTTAAGCCTGTTTACTGGAGTCCTAGTTCCCAAACGGCTCTAGCAGAAGCAGAACTGGAATATCCTGAAGGCCATACCTCCCGCAGTATCTATGTCACCTTTGATGTGAAGTCTTTGTCGGAAACGGCACAGCCACTGTTAGCTAAGTATTTGCCGACGCTAAAAGTGGCCATCTGGACCACGACGCCTTGGACGATTCCAGGTAATTTAGCGGTTAGCCTGAATCCTGATCTCACCTATGCCGTGGTGAAGTCTGGGGATGATTATTTGATCGTGGCGGAAGACTTGATCGAGCAGTTGACCGAGACCTTGGAGTCTTCGTTTAAGGTAATCACAACTCTACCGGGTAAAGCCTTAGAGCATTCGACTTACCAGCATCCCCTGTTTGAACGCCAGGGACCGTTGGTATTAGGAGATTACGTAACGACGGAGTCGGGGACGGGTTTGGTGCATACCGCACCAGGGCATGGACAAGAAGACTATCAGGTTGGTCAGCAATATGGCCTAGATTTGTTGTCGCCTGTGGATGGCGATGGCACCTTTACCAAGGATGCGGGTCCGTTTGCCGGGTTGAATGTCTTGAATGGCGGCAATGAAGCCGTGATTGAAGCGTTGCAGTCAGCGGGTGCCCTGCTGAAAGAAGAAAGTTATGCCCATAAATACCCTTATGATTGGCGGACTAAACAGCCAGTAATTTTGCGAGCGACGGAGCAGTGGTTTGCATCGGTTGATGGGTTTAGAGAGGCAGTACTAGATGCGATCGCAACCGTAAATTGGATTCCCGCCCAAGGCCAAAACCGGATCACCTCCATGGTCTCCGAGCGATCGGACTGGTGTATCTCCCGCCAGCGCAATTGGGGTGTGCCTATTCCCGTGTTTTACAACGACGCCACGGGAGAGCCTCTCCTGAATGAAGCCACCGTCAATCATATCCAAGCAATTGTGGCGGAGAAGGGCTCCGATGCTTGGTGGGAACTCGACAACGATGAACTCTTGCCCGAACCCTATCGCAGCGATGGCAATACCTACCGCAAGGGCACGGACACCATGGATGTCTGGTTTGATTCTGGGTCGTCCTGGGCGGCAGTCTGTGATCAGCGTGAACCGTTGAAATATCCAGCCGAGATGTATTTAGAAGGGTCCGATCAGCATCGGGGTTGGTTCCAGTCCAGCATTCTCACCAGCGTGGCCACTAACGGTCATGCTCCCTACAAAACCGTTTTGACCCATGGCTTTGTCCTCGATGAACAGGGCCGCAAAATGAGTAAATCCATCGGCAATGTCGTTGACCCGGCCATCGTTATTTCTGGAGGCAAAAATCAGAAGCAAGATCCACCCTATGGCGCTGATGTATTGCGCCTATGGGTCTCGTCTGTAGACTACGCTTCAGATGTGCCCTTGGGCAAAAATATCCTCAAGCAAATGGCGGATGTCTATCGCAAGATCCGCAATACGTCTCGATTCTTGCTGGGTAACCTCCATGACTTTAACCCTGCTAAAGATGCGGTGGCTTATAAAGATCTGCCCCAGCTCGATCGCTATATGCTGCATCGAATCACAGAAGTGTTTACGGAAGTGACGGACGCTTTTGAAAGCTTCCAGTTTTTTCGCTTCTTCCAGACGGTGCAAAATTTCTGTGTGGTGGATCTGTCCAACTTCTACCTAGATACGGCTAAGGATCGCCTCTATATCAGTGAGCCTGATGCTCTGCGACGAAGAAGTTGTCAGACGGTGTTGGCGATTGCGCTTGAGAACTTGGCCCGCGCCATTGCCCCGGTGCTATCCCATATGGCGGAAGATATCTGGCAATCATTGCCCTATGAAACGCCCCACTCCTCTGTTTTTGCAGCAGGATGGATGCAGCTAGAGGAGCAGTGGAAAAACCCTGATCTCGCTAGCCAATGGGTGGCCTTACGAGATATTCGCCAAGAGGTGAATAAGGTGATGGAACAAGCCCGCGTCGAAAAGGAGATCGGTTCATCTCTGGAATCGAAGGTATTGCTGTATGTGAGCGATACGGCTGTACGTCAGCAGTTAACAGCCATGAATCCTACGGCTGGTGAGGGTTCTAATAATGTGGATGAATTACGATACCTATTTTTGGCTTCTCAGGTAGAATTGTTGGATACACCTAAAAGTTTAGGTGAGTTAAAGTACCAGTTTCAGTCTGAAACCCTGGGTGTGGGAGTGGTGAAGGCAGATGGCGAGAAATGCGATCGCTGTTGGAATTACTCGACTTATGTAGGTCAGTCTGAAAAACATGCATCGTTGTGCGAACGCTGTGACTCAATCATCGAAAACTTAGTCACCCAAGGCCAAGTCAGTCAAACTGAGGATGGCAGCTACCAACCTATTGCACAGTAG
- a CDS encoding type II toxin-antitoxin system Phd/YefM family antitoxin: MDLLTVREARDNLYHLIDEIAEHHKPIVISGKRNDAILISKEDWDAIQETIYLSSIPGMTDSIRTAAAEPVEECIAVENLDW, translated from the coding sequence ATGGATTTGTTGACCGTTCGAGAAGCCAGAGATAATTTATATCACCTGATTGATGAGATCGCTGAACATCACAAACCCATCGTGATCTCTGGTAAACGCAACGATGCGATCTTGATTTCTAAAGAAGATTGGGATGCTATCCAGGAAACAATTTATTTAAGCAGTATTCCGGGGATGACTGACTCCATTCGGACGGCAGCCGCAGAACCTGTGGAAGAATGTATTGCCGTTGAAAATCTGGATTGGTAA
- a CDS encoding Txe/YoeB family addiction module toxin produces MWTVVLSKQAAKDAKKVSASDLKPKVQKLIAVLQSDPYTLPYEKLVGDMQGYYSRRINIQHRLVYQIFDEQKVIKILRMWSRYE; encoded by the coding sequence ATGTGGACTGTTGTTCTTTCCAAGCAAGCTGCTAAAGATGCGAAAAAAGTCTCAGCATCTGATCTCAAGCCAAAAGTTCAAAAACTGATAGCAGTATTACAGAGTGATCCTTATACTCTGCCCTACGAAAAGTTAGTGGGTGATATGCAGGGGTATTATTCCCGAAGGATCAACATCCAGCACCGACTCGTTTACCAAATCTTTGATGAGCAAAAAGTGATCAAGATTTTGCGCATGTGGAGCCGCTATGAATGA